One window of the Cryptomeria japonica chromosome 7, Sugi_1.0, whole genome shotgun sequence genome contains the following:
- the LOC131856286 gene encoding uncharacterized protein LOC131856286, whose translation MLPQDILSEYRAFARRIRLRAFFGEDPVVPVDINLAFSGIFPYQFRSSNSSWNPLNPSLMLEDIIKVGESIVSQKMAGVSFSASPMLPSRLLKALKSLQRDPSIIIKPADKNLGLVVLDKSWYVNEGKRQLGDHNVYCLVEEVPWQVMQIELQAILSRYSFFLKNVERFLLKNPISQARPCAFYLLPKIHKPTLVGRPICSYSGYFLEPVSKFLHFMLLPILLAQPNHLADSLSLLQDLRSLSFPRDCFLFSFDVESLYPSIPTALGLTALKEMLSLYFAEHKLNLSLIPLIMRLAELVLHYHFLEFDGLIYKQIRGTAMGSNFAVVYACLFLCHLESKLSSIVDLSPLLFYRRYIDDAVGVWGGSEDSLHQYLSAYASYYPKINITSVISSTSIVLLDIHFFKGSNFDATGILSSQCFQKELNAYQYIPFSSWHPLHQKCSFIISEIRRFLLRESNLAGFVRLKKMLYFRLRALTQECFFIIASLRFLQRTKLRFFTRCLHLR comes from the coding sequence ATGTTGCCTCAAGATATTCTTTCAGAATACAGAGCTTTTGCTAGAAGGATTCGTCTTCGTGCTTTTTTCGGCGAAGATCCAGTTGTTCCTGTTGATATTAATCTTGCTTTTTCAGGCATTTTTCCATATCAGTTTCGGTCTTCCAACTCTTCTTGGAATCCTCTGAATCCATCTTTGATGCTCGAAGACATTATTAAAGTTGGGGAGAGTATTGTTTCTCAAAAAATGGCAGGTGTCTCTTTTTCTGCATCTCCTATGCTACCTTCCAggcttctcaaagccctcaaatcTCTTCAAAGAGATCCTTCCATAATTATCAAACCAGCAGACAAAAATTTGGGTCTTGTGGTTTTGGATAAATCCTGGTATGTTAATGAGGGCAAGCGGCAACTTGGTGATCATAATGTTTACTGTTTGGTTGAAGAGGTACCTTGGCAGGTAATGCAAATTGAACTTCAAGCTATTCTTTCTAGATATTCTTTTTTCCTTAAGAATGTCGAAAGATTCCTTTTGAAGAATCCAATTTCTCAAGCACGTCCATGTGCTTTTTACCTCTTGCCTAAAATTCATAAGCCCACCTTGGTTGGTAGACCTATTTGTTCTTATTCAGGATACTTCCTTGAGCCTGTTTCTAAGTTTCTGCATTTTATGCTTCTCCCAATTTTGTTGGCTCAACCTAACCATCTTGCAGATTCCCTTTCACTGCTTCAGGACTTGAGATCTCTCTCTTTCCCTAGAGATTGTTTCCTCTTTTCATTCGATGTAGAATCTCTTTATCCTAGTATACCCACTGCTTTGGGTCTTACTgccttgaaagaaatgttgtctcttTACTTTGCAGAGCACAAGTTGAACCTTTCCCTCATTCCTTTGATCATGAGGCTTGCGGAGTTGGTTTTACATTATCATTTCCTTGAATTTGATGGGTTGATTTATAAGCAAATCAGAGGTACAGCTATGGGGAGTAATTTTGCAGTGGTCTATGCTTGTTTGTTTCTATGTCATTTGGAAAGCAAGCTATCTTCTATTGTGGATTTATCTCCTCTTCTGTTTTATAGAAGATACATTGATGATGCAGTAGGTGTTTGGGGTGGTTCAGAGGATTCTCTTCACCAATATCTTTCTGCTTATGCCAGTTATTATCCAAAGATTAATATCACTTCAGTTATCTCTTCTACCTCAATTGTGCTTCTGGATATCCATTTCTTCAAGGGTTCAAATTTTGATGCCACCGGTATTCTCTCCTCTCAGTGCTTTCAGAAGGAGTTGAATGCTTACCAGTACATTCCCTTTTCATCTTGGCATCCCTTGCATCAGAAATGCTCATTTATCATTAGTGAGATCAGGAGATTCCTTCTTCGGGAATCTAATCTTGCTGGTTTTGTTCGTCTCAAGAAGATGCTCTATTTCAGATTACGGGCTCTTACACAAGAATGTTTCTTCATCATTGCTTCTCTCAGGTTTCTACAAAGGACAAAGTTGCGCTTCTTCACAAGGTGTCTGCACCTGAGATAA